From a region of the Methanolobus tindarius DSM 2278 genome:
- the phoU gene encoding phosphate signaling complex protein PhoU: protein MTREKYHESLDILKNDVINMGQLATEAINNSIKSLKEIDTEIAKSVIDGDQPIDDYEMKIEKSISQIIALQSPTAKDMRFVTACLKIAIDIERMSDLAVNIAEIAERMEGDHVKPLVDIPKMAEIASGMLEKAMTAFETNDAELAEATAKKDDEIDRMFYSIEKELIEMMVADESIITNASHLLFVLRYIERIGDHACNICESIVYIAEAKRKDLN, encoded by the coding sequence ATGACACGTGAGAAATACCATGAATCTCTTGATATTTTGAAAAATGACGTAATAAACATGGGCCAACTTGCAACCGAGGCTATTAATAATTCCATTAAATCATTAAAAGAGATTGACACAGAAATTGCAAAAAGCGTTATTGACGGAGATCAACCAATTGATGACTATGAAATGAAAATTGAGAAATCAATATCCCAAATAATAGCGCTTCAAAGTCCTACTGCAAAAGATATGAGATTTGTTACAGCTTGCCTTAAAATAGCAATAGATATAGAGAGAATGAGCGATCTTGCAGTCAATATAGCAGAAATTGCAGAAAGGATGGAAGGAGATCATGTCAAGCCACTTGTAGACATCCCTAAAATGGCAGAAATTGCTAGTGGAATGCTTGAAAAGGCAATGACAGCCTTTGAAACTAATGATGCCGAACTTGCGGAAGCCACTGCAAAAAAAGATGATGAAATAGACAGAATGTTCTATTCCATTGAAAAAGAGCTTATTGAAATGATGGTTGCAGATGAAAGCATAATTACCAACGCATCACACCTCCTGTTTGTGCTCCGTTACATTGAAAGAATAGGAGATCATGCATGCAATATATGTGAAAGTATAGTTTACATTGCAGAAGCCAAAAGAAAAGATCTTAATTGA
- the phoU gene encoding phosphate signaling complex protein PhoU — translation MPRDQFQQNLNTLKEFVIEMGKLSHNAIVDSVQVLKTQDAELAEKIFQGDEEIDKYELKIEKCTTQLIARQNPTAGDMRLVISCFKIAIDLERMSDLAVDISNVAKCMEKEDSEALNNIARMANLCDEMLQQTIKAFETLDEELAKDTASKDDEVDRLFYGTQNLLIDMMIEDKAIISNASHLLLVLRYLERMGDHACNICESIVYMTEGKRVNLN, via the coding sequence ATGCCACGTGATCAATTCCAGCAAAATCTGAATACACTTAAAGAATTCGTAATTGAAATGGGGAAATTATCCCATAATGCTATTGTAGACTCTGTGCAGGTTCTCAAAACACAGGACGCGGAACTTGCCGAGAAGATATTTCAGGGCGATGAGGAAATTGACAAATACGAACTGAAAATCGAAAAATGCACTACACAGTTAATAGCACGCCAGAATCCGACTGCAGGCGATATGAGACTTGTGATATCCTGCTTTAAAATAGCAATTGATCTTGAAAGAATGAGTGATCTTGCAGTTGATATTTCCAATGTTGCAAAATGTATGGAAAAAGAAGACTCAGAAGCATTGAATAATATAGCAAGAATGGCAAATCTATGTGACGAGATGCTGCAACAGACTATCAAGGCCTTTGAAACACTTGATGAAGAGCTGGCAAAAGACACTGCTTCAAAGGATGATGAAGTTGACCGTCTATTTTATGGAACCCAGAATCTGCTTATTGATATGATGATTGAGGACAAGGCCATTATATCCAATGCATCCCACCTTCTATTGGTATTACGTTATCTTGAGAGAATGGGAGATCACGCATGCAATATCTGCGAGAGTATTGTGTACATGACTGAAGGCAAAAGAGTAAATCTTAATTAA
- the pstB gene encoding phosphate ABC transporter ATP-binding protein PstB: MPETSDNGTEIEVKNLNLWYGDNHALHDISIDIPKNSVTAFIGPSGCGKSTFLRCLNRMNDLIPSCRIEGHVNISGEEIYSKDTDVVDLRKRVGMVFQKPNPFPMSIFDNIAYGPKIHSMGKKEMPAIVENALKSGALWEEISDRLDASALDLSGGQQQRLCIARTLAVKPEVILFDEPCSALDPISTSKIEDLILELKKDYTIVIVTHNMQQAARISDYTAFFLLGDLIEFGKTNQIFENPQQKETEDYITGRFG; encoded by the coding sequence ATGCCAGAAACCAGCGATAACGGTACCGAAATTGAGGTTAAAAACCTTAATCTCTGGTATGGGGACAATCACGCACTCCATGACATATCGATAGATATTCCCAAAAACAGCGTCACAGCTTTTATAGGCCCTTCAGGATGTGGAAAATCAACATTTCTGAGATGCCTTAACAGGATGAACGACCTCATTCCCAGTTGTAGGATAGAAGGTCACGTAAACATCAGTGGTGAAGAAATATACTCCAAGGATACAGATGTTGTAGACCTTAGGAAAAGAGTAGGAATGGTTTTCCAGAAACCAAATCCTTTCCCAATGTCAATATTCGACAATATTGCGTATGGACCAAAAATCCACAGCATGGGCAAAAAAGAGATGCCGGCAATTGTTGAAAATGCACTCAAATCCGGAGCACTCTGGGAAGAGATTTCAGACAGGCTTGATGCATCTGCTCTTGACCTAAGTGGCGGACAACAGCAGAGGCTCTGTATTGCAAGAACACTTGCAGTAAAACCTGAAGTAATCCTCTTTGATGAACCATGTAGTGCACTTGATCCTATATCCACAAGTAAAATCGAAGATCTCATTCTCGAGCTCAAAAAAGATTACACAATCGTCATTGTAACACATAATATGCAACAGGCTGCCAGGATATCTGACTATACAGCATTCTTCCTGCTGGGTGACCTGATAGAATTTGGTAAAACAAACCAGATTTTTGAAAATCCACAGCAGAAAGAAACTGAAGATTATATCACCGGCAGATTCGGGTGA
- the pstA gene encoding phosphate ABC transporter permease PstA, with protein MFSNAKTNEKIAFGILKLATGLVVLFVLVILYYIVSNGYSALSIEFITEMPRHRMTEGGIYPAIMGTTYLIIGSIAVAMPLGMLSAIYLTEYAKPGKTTWAIEMAISNLAGTPSVVFGLFGLAMFVKYLGFGPSILSASLTLALLILPVIIRASQEALLTVPKEYREASLALGVTKWETIRRVVLPAAIPGMITGAILSVGRVAGETAPILLTGAAYFLPRLPDSIYSEFMALPYHLYVLATSGTSITQTRPIQYGTALILLIIVLSVNIVAVTVRSHYRKKLKR; from the coding sequence ATGTTTTCCAATGCAAAAACAAACGAAAAGATAGCCTTCGGGATATTGAAATTGGCAACGGGACTGGTTGTTCTCTTTGTACTGGTAATTCTTTATTATATAGTATCTAACGGATACAGTGCCCTAAGTATCGAATTCATAACAGAGATGCCAAGGCACAGAATGACAGAAGGTGGAATATACCCTGCAATTATGGGTACAACATACCTTATAATAGGTTCAATAGCTGTTGCAATGCCACTTGGCATGCTTTCTGCCATTTACCTTACAGAATATGCAAAACCCGGAAAAACAACATGGGCAATTGAAATGGCCATTAGCAACCTTGCAGGAACACCATCCGTAGTTTTTGGACTGTTTGGACTTGCAATGTTTGTAAAGTACCTTGGCTTTGGGCCTTCAATTCTTTCTGCATCCCTTACACTTGCACTGCTGATACTTCCGGTTATAATCAGAGCAAGCCAGGAAGCACTACTCACAGTACCTAAAGAGTACAGGGAAGCCTCACTTGCCCTTGGAGTAACAAAGTGGGAAACTATTAGAAGAGTAGTCCTTCCAGCTGCAATTCCCGGAATGATAACCGGAGCAATCCTTAGTGTTGGAAGAGTAGCAGGTGAAACTGCACCAATTCTGCTAACAGGAGCAGCATATTTCCTACCAAGACTCCCGGATTCAATATACTCAGAATTCATGGCACTGCCATACCACCTTTATGTGCTTGCAACTTCAGGCACCAGCATTACCCAGACAAGACCGATTCAATACGGTACTGCCCTGATACTGCTAATAATCGTACTGAGTGTGAACATAGTTGCAGTGACTGTTAGATCACACTACAGAAAAAAGCTCAAAAGATAA
- the pstC gene encoding phosphate ABC transporter permease subunit PstC → MLNRYLKEKGIESLLFASGAVAVIVLFLLCIFLFRDGVLLFENYPVSNFLTDTKWYPTADPEHFGLLPLFLGSLIVTVGAILFSVPLGLAAAIYISELANPKIANLLKPITEILAGIPSVVYGFFGLVILVPIVQKTLGLPTGQTALTGSIMLGIMALPTIISISEDAISAVPRSIKEGSLALGSTRWQTIYKVTVPAALSGISAAVMLGIGRAIGETMTVMMVTGNSAVIPGFPSGLFAPVRTMTATIALEMGEVPQGSDHFHALFAIGSVLFITTFIINIIANYIKRRYRFDL, encoded by the coding sequence ATGTTAAACAGATACCTGAAGGAAAAGGGCATAGAGTCGCTCCTCTTTGCATCGGGAGCAGTGGCAGTTATTGTCCTTTTCCTCCTTTGTATTTTTTTATTCCGTGACGGAGTATTATTATTTGAAAATTATCCGGTTAGTAATTTTTTAACCGACACTAAATGGTACCCAACAGCCGACCCGGAACATTTCGGATTATTACCACTGTTTCTTGGGTCATTGATAGTAACTGTTGGAGCAATATTATTCTCAGTCCCACTTGGACTGGCAGCAGCAATATACATTTCAGAACTTGCTAATCCTAAAATTGCTAATTTATTGAAACCAATAACCGAAATACTTGCAGGAATTCCTTCTGTTGTTTACGGTTTCTTTGGTCTTGTTATACTTGTACCTATTGTGCAGAAGACACTGGGACTGCCCACTGGCCAGACAGCACTTACAGGTTCAATCATGCTAGGCATTATGGCTTTGCCTACAATCATATCAATTTCAGAAGATGCCATCAGCGCAGTACCACGATCCATCAAGGAAGGATCACTTGCATTGGGCTCCACAAGATGGCAGACAATATACAAAGTAACAGTCCCTGCAGCCCTTTCTGGGATATCTGCAGCTGTCATGCTTGGAATCGGAAGAGCTATCGGCGAGACAATGACAGTAATGATGGTTACAGGTAACTCAGCCGTAATCCCGGGATTCCCCTCCGGCCTTTTTGCACCTGTCAGAACGATGACAGCAACAATTGCCCTCGAGATGGGAGAAGTCCCACAGGGAAGCGACCACTTCCATGCACTCTTTGCAATCGGTTCCGTACTTTTCATTACTACATTCATAATCAACATCATAGCCAACTACATTAAAAGGAGATATAGGTTCGACCTGTGA
- a CDS encoding PstS family phosphate ABC transporter substrate-binding protein, which produces MISGKLFKNITLCSVVMLIIASAFIGIGCVDNEDTTTDDVATEEATGATGSIMIKGSDTVLPLSQAEAEEFMYENPDADITVIGGGSGVGIAALVDGEVEIAMASRQIKDSEIENAEANGINPVEHIIAWDGIAVVVNPENPVTELTFDQLKSIYNGSVSNWADVGGEDLTITVITRDSSSGTYGYFQEEVLLDEEYRADALVQPATGAIVQEVGQNTGAIGYIGYAYLDDTTTALALDGGNGFVEATPENIMAGNYPLARPLHYYTDGEPTGLAKEYIDYVMSTAGQEIVSDVGYFPVN; this is translated from the coding sequence ATGATATCAGGAAAATTATTCAAAAACATTACACTTTGTTCCGTGGTAATGTTAATTATTGCATCCGCATTCATTGGAATCGGTTGTGTAGATAACGAAGATACAACTACAGATGACGTTGCAACAGAAGAAGCCACCGGTGCTACCGGAAGCATTATGATCAAAGGATCAGATACAGTACTTCCACTTTCCCAGGCAGAAGCTGAAGAGTTCATGTATGAAAACCCTGACGCAGACATAACTGTAATTGGTGGCGGGTCAGGTGTTGGAATTGCAGCACTCGTAGACGGCGAAGTTGAAATTGCAATGGCTTCAAGACAGATCAAGGATTCAGAAATTGAAAATGCAGAGGCAAACGGCATTAACCCTGTAGAGCATATCATCGCATGGGATGGAATTGCAGTAGTAGTAAACCCTGAAAATCCAGTAACAGAGCTTACCTTTGACCAGCTTAAGTCAATCTACAACGGTAGCGTTAGCAACTGGGCAGATGTCGGCGGCGAAGATCTTACAATCACAGTAATTACCCGTGACAGCAGCTCTGGAACATACGGATACTTCCAGGAAGAAGTTCTTCTTGATGAAGAATACCGCGCAGATGCACTTGTACAGCCAGCAACTGGTGCAATAGTACAGGAAGTTGGACAAAACACAGGAGCAATCGGATACATCGGTTACGCATACCTTGATGATACAACCACAGCACTTGCACTTGATGGCGGAAACGGCTTTGTAGAAGCTACCCCTGAGAACATCATGGCAGGAAACTACCCACTTGCAAGACCTCTTCACTACTACACAGATGGTGAGCCAACAGGACTTGCGAAAGAATACATAGACTATGTAATGAGCACTGCCGGACAGGAAATAGTATCTGACGTCGGATACTTCCCGGTAAACTAA
- a CDS encoding dihydroorotase: MPDILIKNTKVFVNNYLQPAEVLIEDGKISRIAKEIDVQRLNQTIDAKGSLTLPAGIDVHVHFRDPGLIEKEDWYTGSCSAAAGGITTVVDHPNTIPPTIDKKTFKDKLKIANRNSIVDFGLYGGVTGNIDKLPELWESGATAFGEIFMAESTGALNIDEKCLDEALGVMKQLDALPCIHAEDDKIRLECEAFLKNDYAPDSHSRARPNHCEALAVEKAIKLIRKNGVKAHFCHISAMESVGLLRKERYLDSQGGFAPTITSEAAPHHLFLSTKDWDRLGSFGRMNPPLRDRRSVKMLLNSLNDGTIDVVASDHAPHTEAEKDVDIKSAPSGVPGVETLVPLMLVAVKRNLLPLGRMIDVTSKNPAKIFGLNRFSKGVFAEGYDADIIIVNHSRVTEIKGDDLHSKAGWTPYEGMDGIFPEYTIARGEVVWDGDLIAPRGRGNFLPGKGFKSADFE, encoded by the coding sequence ATGCCTGATATTCTTATTAAGAACACCAAAGTCTTTGTTAATAACTATCTCCAACCTGCAGAGGTCCTTATTGAAGATGGTAAAATATCCCGTATTGCGAAAGAGATAGATGTTCAGCGCTTAAACCAGACAATTGATGCTAAGGGTTCACTTACTCTTCCTGCCGGCATTGATGTTCATGTCCATTTCCGAGACCCTGGTTTGATTGAAAAAGAAGACTGGTATACAGGATCCTGCTCTGCAGCAGCAGGTGGCATAACTACTGTCGTTGACCATCCAAATACCATCCCTCCAACAATTGACAAAAAAACGTTCAAAGATAAGCTCAAGATTGCTAACCGCAATTCTATAGTTGATTTCGGACTATATGGTGGAGTAACAGGGAATATTGATAAGCTTCCTGAGTTATGGGAGAGCGGCGCCACAGCGTTTGGTGAGATCTTTATGGCAGAATCCACAGGTGCTCTTAATATAGATGAAAAATGTCTTGATGAAGCATTAGGTGTGATGAAACAGCTTGATGCATTGCCATGTATCCATGCTGAAGATGACAAGATCAGGCTGGAATGTGAAGCATTTCTTAAAAATGATTATGCTCCGGATTCTCATTCTCGCGCACGCCCTAATCATTGTGAGGCACTTGCTGTTGAGAAAGCAATCAAGTTGATACGAAAAAATGGTGTAAAGGCGCATTTCTGTCATATCAGTGCAATGGAGTCTGTTGGACTTTTGAGAAAAGAGCGCTATCTTGATTCCCAGGGTGGATTTGCGCCTACGATCACAAGTGAAGCTGCGCCGCATCATCTGTTCCTTTCAACCAAGGATTGGGATCGACTTGGTTCATTTGGCAGGATGAATCCTCCTCTGAGGGATCGCAGAAGCGTAAAGATGCTGTTAAATTCTTTAAATGATGGTACAATTGACGTAGTAGCATCGGACCATGCACCGCACACCGAGGCTGAAAAAGATGTCGATATAAAGAGCGCTCCTTCTGGAGTTCCGGGCGTTGAGACCTTGGTTCCGTTAATGCTTGTTGCAGTCAAGAGAAACCTGCTTCCTCTGGGGCGAATGATAGATGTAACAAGTAAGAATCCTGCAAAGATATTCGGCCTGAATCGTTTTTCAAAAGGTGTGTTTGCTGAAGGTTATGATGCTGACATCATTATAGTTAACCACTCCAGGGTTACTGAAATTAAAGGTGATGATCTCCACAGCAAGGCAGGATGGACTCCTTATGAGGGAATGGATGGTATCTTTCCTGAATATACCATTGCACGTGGTGAAGTTGTATGGGATGGAGACCTGATTGCACCAAGAGGTCGAGGCAATTTCCTTCCGGGTAAAGGTTTCAAGTCAGCTGACTTTGAATAA
- a CDS encoding RAD55 family ATPase: MKTKFPIHTTLSADAIKVLERYEKELGAKNVVLEKALLNLDSTRFKAKLDTQNIDRIIKRVTTGIPGMDDFLEGGFPKGFAVIVTGPPGTGKTTFSMQYLMEGVKNGERCIFFSFEERAQQLVQHFARFGWDVGKFIDDGYLEIFGISMLTSEEMMEIIDSHKPERVVFDSMNVLTAPSDFRTSTSWRGLHRLLKKNQTTAILVTEKSHGIEVKEYDDFDFLGDGVVFLDFIQTNDIDTTPMPVMAVQKMRATRVDHTPQPFRFTNNGIAKYRALNIPSKVLQDRIEKRRAERLGGGMSLDEV, encoded by the coding sequence ATGAAAACCAAATTCCCCATTCATACTACATTAAGCGCAGATGCTATTAAGGTTCTCGAAAGATACGAGAAAGAACTTGGTGCAAAGAATGTTGTACTGGAAAAGGCACTTCTGAATCTTGATTCTACACGTTTCAAGGCCAAGCTTGATACTCAGAATATAGATCGTATCATCAAGAGAGTCACAACTGGAATTCCAGGGATGGATGATTTCCTGGAAGGCGGATTTCCTAAAGGATTCGCTGTTATTGTGACGGGCCCCCCTGGTACTGGTAAGACTACTTTTTCAATGCAGTATCTCATGGAAGGTGTGAAGAATGGCGAGCGTTGTATTTTCTTCTCATTTGAAGAAAGGGCGCAGCAATTAGTGCAGCATTTTGCAAGATTTGGATGGGATGTTGGAAAGTTTATTGATGATGGCTATCTGGAAATCTTTGGTATATCGATGTTAACTTCAGAGGAAATGATGGAGATAATAGATTCTCACAAACCGGAGAGGGTTGTCTTCGATTCAATGAATGTGCTTACGGCACCAAGTGATTTCCGTACATCTACTTCGTGGCGTGGGCTCCATCGTCTGCTAAAGAAAAATCAGACGACTGCTATTCTTGTAACTGAAAAATCTCACGGGATTGAAGTAAAAGAGTATGACGATTTTGATTTCCTTGGTGATGGTGTTGTTTTCCTTGACTTTATTCAGACAAATGATATCGATACGACTCCAATGCCTGTGATGGCAGTTCAGAAAATGAGGGCAACACGTGTAGATCATACTCCTCAACCGTTCAGGTTTACAAATAATGGTATAGCCAAATACAGGGCTCTTAACATTCCTTCAAAGGTTCTGCAGGACCGGATCGAAAAGCGCAGGGCTGAAAGGCTTGGTGGTGGGATGTCACTGGACGAAGTATGA
- a CDS encoding DUF1614 domain-containing protein, translated as MRGYTNSSEIRTYAAFVLILLPTAALCYKEQLAMGTIGSFALMIILFTMLLGSIAEIPLFRTRTKKLEQLFRYAPILEDIYSVPVVKELNIGKDRVFDTTVTANLGGAIIPALAVIYLLLTQPNNTALEIMLIVVVAVSLLCEMMGGIGLIVPDYIGLIALPFSLIVSPENAASVTFIAGVGGILTGNIISVLTFNKERTGSAFISIGGAGSFKAIYLTTIIASLLSYFVQ; from the coding sequence ATGAGAGGATATACTAATAGTTCCGAAATTCGGACATACGCAGCTTTTGTACTGATTCTGCTCCCCACAGCAGCCCTTTGTTACAAAGAACAACTTGCAATGGGAACGATTGGTTCCTTTGCACTGATGATCATCCTTTTTACCATGCTCCTTGGCTCGATTGCCGAGATACCATTGTTCAGGACGCGAACTAAAAAACTGGAACAATTATTCAGATATGCACCTATCCTTGAGGACATATATTCTGTCCCGGTAGTAAAAGAATTGAATATTGGGAAAGACAGAGTTTTTGATACAACAGTAACCGCAAATCTTGGCGGTGCAATAATCCCTGCGCTTGCAGTGATATACCTCCTGCTGACACAACCAAATAACACAGCACTGGAAATAATGCTCATTGTAGTTGTCGCCGTAAGTCTCCTTTGCGAAATGATGGGAGGAATCGGATTAATCGTGCCCGACTACATCGGACTTATAGCATTACCATTCTCACTAATAGTTTCACCAGAAAATGCTGCATCAGTCACATTCATAGCAGGAGTTGGCGGAATCCTGACAGGCAATATAATCTCAGTACTCACATTCAATAAAGAAAGAACAGGTAGCGCCTTTATCAGCATAGGAGGCGCTGGTAGCTTTAAAGCAATATACCTGACAACAATTATTGCCAGTTTATTATCATACTTCGTCCAGTGA
- a CDS encoding KH domain-containing protein, translating into MTHIKVPKDRVGAIIGPKGRVKQIIEEKSTASLDIDSEEGTVEIIPGDDPVGAMKAEDVINAIARGFNPDKTFAMFDDDMLMLEVIDLSKQTGTQKELLRLKGRIIGKGGKTREITERLIGVKMSVYGKTVSVIGNPEQNQIARTAIEMLMEGANHGSVYSYLEKKRQELLQSQLDYY; encoded by the coding sequence ATGACACACATCAAAGTTCCTAAAGACAGAGTTGGCGCAATAATAGGGCCAAAAGGCCGCGTCAAACAGATAATTGAAGAAAAATCAACAGCAAGTCTGGATATTGACAGTGAAGAAGGAACTGTAGAGATCATACCAGGTGACGACCCGGTAGGTGCCATGAAGGCAGAAGACGTGATAAATGCAATTGCAAGGGGATTCAATCCTGACAAGACATTTGCAATGTTCGATGATGATATGCTGATGCTTGAAGTCATCGATCTTTCAAAACAAACAGGAACTCAAAAAGAATTATTGCGCCTTAAAGGAAGAATCATTGGAAAAGGTGGCAAAACACGTGAAATAACTGAAAGATTGATAGGTGTGAAAATGTCAGTCTATGGGAAAACTGTTAGCGTAATAGGCAACCCGGAACAAAATCAGATCGCCAGAACCGCAATAGAGATGCTTATGGAAGGAGCAAATCACGGAAGTGTTTACAGCTACCTGGAAAAGAAAAGGCAGGAATTACTCCAGTCACAACTTGATTACTACTAA
- a CDS encoding serine protein kinase RIO → MKKEVTRKVKRIDTEVDKLRMRRKDTDTLKVKENVFDEPTLKTLYTLSNKGIIEAIGGSISTGKEANVFLAEDNEKDIAVKIYRISSSTFNSMEDYILGDPRFRNVRHSKRDIIFAWTKKEQRNLVRAKEAGLRVPEPIVAERNILVMEFMGNEGVPFPQLKDYRMEKETAKEAFDTIINYIDLLYNEANLVHGDLSEYNILIIPETEEPVFIDMGQSVTREHPRSIEFLIRDIENIARYFKKYGIREDPHQLYTTIRNKEPKNEENDL, encoded by the coding sequence ATGAAAAAAGAAGTTACCAGAAAAGTAAAGCGTATTGATACAGAAGTTGATAAACTAAGAATGAGGCGCAAAGACACCGATACTCTTAAAGTGAAAGAGAATGTCTTTGACGAGCCCACTTTAAAGACCCTTTATACATTATCTAATAAAGGAATAATTGAAGCAATCGGAGGCTCCATCAGCACAGGAAAAGAAGCAAATGTATTCCTTGCTGAAGATAACGAAAAGGACATTGCTGTGAAGATATACAGAATATCTTCAAGCACCTTCAATTCAATGGAAGATTATATCCTCGGAGACCCACGTTTCAGAAATGTGAGGCATTCAAAACGCGACATAATATTTGCATGGACTAAAAAAGAACAAAGAAACCTTGTACGTGCAAAAGAAGCAGGCCTTAGAGTGCCAGAACCTATTGTGGCAGAGCGCAACATCCTTGTAATGGAATTTATGGGAAATGAAGGAGTACCTTTTCCCCAACTAAAAGATTACAGGATGGAGAAGGAAACTGCAAAAGAAGCATTCGACACAATTATAAATTACATTGATCTCCTGTACAATGAAGCAAACCTTGTCCATGGAGATCTAAGTGAATATAACATACTCATAATCCCTGAAACAGAAGAACCAGTGTTCATAGACATGGGCCAGTCAGTAACCAGGGAACATCCACGTTCAATAGAATTCCTGATAAGAGATATTGAGAACATAGCACGCTATTTCAAGAAATATGGCATTCGCGAAGATCCACACCAGCTATATACAACCATCAGGAACAAAGAACCTAAAAACGAAGAAAATGACCTATAA
- the eif1A gene encoding translation initiation factor eIF-1A: protein MQYKKRNNVPDTGEVTRVRTPRKENNEILATVENMLGANHVRLRCMDGVVRMGRIPGSMKKKTWIREGDIVIAVPWDFQNEKADVIWKYTRPQVNWLDRKGYLKG, encoded by the coding sequence TTGCAGTATAAGAAAAGAAACAATGTTCCAGACACAGGCGAAGTCACAAGAGTTCGCACCCCGCGTAAAGAAAACAACGAAATTCTAGCCACCGTGGAAAATATGCTCGGAGCAAATCACGTAAGACTCAGGTGTATGGATGGCGTCGTGAGGATGGGCAGAATTCCCGGATCAATGAAAAAGAAAACATGGATACGGGAAGGAGATATTGTAATAGCAGTCCCTTGGGACTTCCAGAACGAGAAAGCAGACGTAATATGGAAGTATACACGTCCACAGGTAAACTGGCTTGATCGCAAAGGGTACCTGAAAGGATAA